One genomic segment of Nocardia spumae includes these proteins:
- a CDS encoding LLM class flavin-dependent oxidoreductase — MSDRGRSAPSFGIKTTPAHVGYADILRVWREADEIPEIEHAWLYDHLMPRAAVELSARDPERVGQPAAAGPGTAGPVFEGWTLLAALAARTRRLRLGLLVTNNRIRHPALLAKMAATVDVISGGRLDFGIGVGGFPRRDPRFDVMVAPEYEAYGIPIGAWGDAVGAFGEALAIVRRMWSGEVFDFAGEYYRLTGAHCDPAPQQRPHPPILMAGSGASTLPLVAEYADLWNVIGPPLAPVARLTEHSRALDEQCAAIGRDPALITRSVQLPITYAEPARTRDVLLELIDAGFTHLVLNPPAPFPDGVARWIADELIAPTLGAID; from the coding sequence CAGCGCATGTGGGCTACGCCGACATTCTGCGGGTGTGGCGGGAAGCCGACGAGATCCCCGAGATCGAGCACGCGTGGTTGTACGACCATCTGATGCCGCGGGCGGCGGTCGAGCTGTCCGCCCGCGATCCCGAGCGCGTCGGCCAGCCGGCCGCCGCCGGGCCCGGTACCGCCGGCCCGGTCTTCGAGGGGTGGACGCTGCTGGCGGCGCTCGCGGCCCGGACCCGGCGATTGCGGCTGGGCCTGCTGGTGACCAACAACCGAATCCGGCATCCGGCGCTGCTGGCGAAGATGGCGGCCACTGTCGACGTGATCTCGGGCGGGCGCCTGGACTTCGGCATCGGGGTGGGCGGATTTCCGCGCCGGGATCCACGTTTCGACGTGATGGTCGCGCCCGAATACGAGGCGTACGGGATTCCGATCGGCGCCTGGGGCGACGCGGTGGGCGCATTCGGCGAGGCGCTCGCGATCGTGCGGCGAATGTGGTCCGGGGAGGTGTTCGATTTCGCGGGCGAGTACTACCGGCTCACCGGCGCCCACTGCGATCCGGCACCGCAGCAGCGGCCGCATCCACCGATCCTGATGGCCGGATCGGGTGCGTCGACGCTGCCGCTCGTGGCCGAGTACGCCGACCTGTGGAATGTGATCGGACCGCCCTTGGCCCCGGTCGCGCGACTGACCGAACACAGCCGGGCGCTCGATGAGCAGTGCGCGGCGATCGGCCGTGATCCCGCACTGATCACCCGCTCGGTGCAGCTCCCGATCACCTACGCCGAGCCCGCGCGCACCCGCGATGTCCTCCTGGAGCTCATCGATGCCGGATTCACTCATCTGGTGCTGAATCCCCCGGCGCCCTTCCCCGACGGGGTCGCACGCTGGATTGCCGACGAATTGATCGCGCCGACCCTCGGGGCCATCGACTGA
- a CDS encoding DUF5925 domain-containing protein → MTTSSERLRLIGREESPAAAAGALSWVMNVDDADTPRDVIDALALTPYLDGTQPHAVTAELEHVKPDAPLCPGEARILRTVDDDGTRAQLATGPGWTLRVVRRGNGSAELNVTATTEELAREVIETCSADATAEPEADDTQVSMGFWHHGSHGPNRRLRTISAASWPEITGNYGAEVSAAIQRLMDVRADDVRGRLVLLHGPPGTGKTSALRALAREWSDWCQVDCVLDPEALFANPGYLMEVAIGVDTYDESKRRWRLLVLEDCDELIRGSAKETTGQGLSRLLNLTDGMLGQGRDVLVAITTNENLSRLHPAVVRPGRCLAQLEVGRLSAAEAAAWLARELPGAPAHPVGPDGMTLAELIEVRDNRSRIQAAPAAPAPGSGGYL, encoded by the coding sequence ATGACCACGAGCTCGGAACGCCTCAGGCTGATCGGACGCGAGGAGTCCCCGGCCGCCGCGGCGGGGGCACTCTCGTGGGTGATGAACGTCGACGATGCGGACACCCCGCGCGATGTGATCGACGCCCTGGCACTCACGCCGTATCTCGACGGCACCCAACCACACGCGGTGACAGCGGAATTGGAACATGTGAAACCCGACGCGCCGCTGTGCCCGGGTGAAGCCCGCATCCTGCGCACCGTCGACGACGACGGCACCCGCGCGCAGCTGGCGACAGGTCCGGGCTGGACCCTGCGCGTGGTGCGGCGCGGTAACGGCAGCGCCGAACTCAACGTCACCGCCACTACCGAGGAACTGGCCCGCGAGGTCATCGAAACCTGCTCCGCCGATGCCACGGCGGAGCCGGAAGCCGATGACACCCAGGTGTCGATGGGGTTCTGGCACCACGGCTCCCACGGGCCGAACCGGCGGCTGCGCACGATCTCGGCGGCGTCGTGGCCGGAGATCACCGGCAACTACGGCGCCGAGGTGAGCGCGGCGATCCAGCGGTTGATGGACGTGCGCGCCGACGATGTGCGCGGCCGGTTGGTGCTGCTGCACGGTCCGCCGGGCACCGGTAAGACCTCCGCGCTGCGGGCGCTGGCACGGGAATGGTCGGACTGGTGTCAGGTCGACTGCGTCCTCGATCCCGAGGCGTTGTTCGCCAACCCCGGCTATCTCATGGAGGTGGCGATCGGCGTCGACACCTACGACGAGTCCAAACGCCGGTGGCGGCTGCTGGTGCTCGAGGACTGTGATGAGCTCATCCGCGGCTCGGCGAAAGAGACGACCGGACAAGGTCTTTCCCGACTGCTGAACCTCACCGACGGGATGCTCGGCCAGGGCCGCGATGTGCTGGTTGCCATCACGACCAACGAGAACCTGTCCCGCCTGCACCCCGCGGTGGTCCGCCCCGGCCGATGCCTGGCCCAGCTCGAGGTCGGTCGCCTGTCCGCCGCCGAGGCGGCCGCATGGCTGGCCCGCGAACTACCCGGCGCGCCGGCGCATCCGGTCGGCCCCGACGGTATGACCTTG